Part of the Hyphomicrobium album genome is shown below.
GGCCGCACCACCCGCGCCGCCCTCATCGCCCGAGATCGCTCGCGATGCGCCGCCCGCGCCAGCGGAGCCGCCGCCGATGGCGCCGCCACCACCTGCGCCGCCGAAGTCAATCGCTGCCGCGCCGCCGCCGGTACGGCAGGACTACTCGTCACCGCGTCCGTCGCCGCCGTCGCAGTTCGCGCCACCCTTCACGCGCGCCGAACCGGCAATGCGTCCCACCGAGCCGGCGATGCGTCCCAAAGATCCGGCGCCACGACGGCCGGTACCGCCGCCGCCATCACCAGCGCCGCGTGCACCGACGCTGCAGCACGACGTCGCCGCCGCCTGGGCGCCACCGCAGCGGCGCGAGCCTTCCTTCTATCGCGACGCTCCGCAGCAACCAGCGGCGGAAGCGACGGCGGTGGCCGCACCGGAAAGCCGCGATTGGCGCGACCTCATTCGCCGCGCCGCCAACGTCGCCTTCCTCGTCTTCGTCGGATGGTTCGTCGCCGTCCTTCTGCTCATCGGCGTCTACCGCTTCGTCAATCCGCCGTTCTCGATGCTCATGATGCAGCAGGCGCTCACCGGTACGCCGATCGACAAGCAGTGGGTGCCGATCGAGCGCATCTCGCCCAACCTGTCGCGCGCCGTGATCGTCGCCGAGGACGGCCGCTTCTGCGAGCACTGGGGCATCGACTTCATCGAAATGGCGCATGCGGTCCGCCGCGCCTCCGACGGCTATCCGCGCGGCGCCAGCACCATCACCATGCAGGTGGCGAAGAACCTCTTCCTCGTCCCCACCAAGAGCTACCTGCGCAAGATCGTCGAGGTGCCGCTCACCTTCGCCATCGAGCTCGCCTGGCCGAAGTGGCGCATCCTCGAGATCTACCTGAACATCGTGGAATGGGGTCCGGGGGTCTTCGGCGCCGAGGCGGCCTCCCGCGCCCATTTCGGACGCCCCGCCTCGAGCTTGAGCGCCCGCCAGGCCGCCCAGCTGGCCGTGGTTCTGCCCAACCCGATCGTGCGCGACGCCGGCTCCCCCGGCCCCCGCACCTCCCGCCGGGCCTCCACCATTCAGGCGCGGGCGGCCGGCAACCGGACGGCGTCCTCCTGCGTCGACGGGCGCCGCTAAGGGCCCGCCAAGGGTCTGGCACTCCCCGTGGAATATGCGTATAAGGCGCCCCACCAGCGCCCGGGTGCGGGATTACCCTCCAGGGCGCTTACAGGAAAAGAGCTTCCCACAGCCGGGGTTTTGACGGGCTTGCAAAGGCCCGAGCGCGGTGCATTTAGCCCGCAAGAGCCCTGTCTCAGCACGGAGTTAGGACTATGGCAGTTCCGCGGAAGAAAGTTTCTCGCATGAAGCGAGGCATGCGCCGCTCGCATGACGCGCTCGGCAATCCAACCTACATCGAGGACAAGGACTCCGGCGAGCGCCGCCGTCCGCACCACATCGACCTGAAGACCGGCAAATACCGCGGCCGGCAGATCCTCGAGCCCAAGGCCGACGCCTAAAGCCGATACGGCGGCGCCTCGGCGCCGCCCCGGCTTCACGCCGGTGCCCCTTTGGCCGTTGCAGCGGCAAGGTCCGCATGGCAGAAACGGGGCTGCCAGGGCAGGGCTTGCCCGGCCCAACAGGGGGAATGCGCTATGTCGCTCAGGTCAATTCCGTCCATTGTCCTCGCGTTCATTCTCTACAACGCGATCGTCTTCGTCTCCGGCACCACGGAAGTCCTGAACAACGCGCTGTTCGAGCTGCCGATGCTCAGCGGCGGCACCTGGCGCTTTGAAGTCGGCGACCTGATCATCCTGGTCACGCTATTCCTGCTCTTCGCCGAGCTCATCAAGGCGACGTACACGTCGACCTCGTCGCTCGTCGATCACGGGCTGTCGATGGTCGTATTCGTCGCCTGCCTCGTGGAGTTCCTGCTTGCCCCGCTGGCGGCGACGTCCACGTTCTTCCTCGTCATGGTGGCAACCGCCATCGACGTCGTGGCCGGCTTCACGATCGGCATCCGCGTGGCGCGCCGCGATCTCGCGATCGGCGGCGGCATCGACTGAGCGGACTGCAGCAACCGAAATCAAAAAAGGCGATCGCCCGGAAGCGATCGCCTTTTTTGTTTCTTCGCAGCGAAGCGTAAAGCTTAGTCGCGGTCTTGCGTCAGCTTGTCGATCTTCTGCTGCATATTGGCGAGCTGCGTCTTGAGCTCGCTGATCTCGTTGGTATCGCCGGCCTTGGCTTCAAGCGCCGGGCCCTTGTCGGCGCCGGGCTTCCCATCGGGGCGCTTACCACCCGGCACGCCGGTGAAGGGGCTCCACATCGACAGCGCCTGCTCGAACATCTGCATGTTCTTGCGCGCCTGGTCTTGGTAGACCTCGAAGGCGGCGGCGGGGTTGGAGAACGCGGTCGCGAACTGGGCGCGGATCTTCTCCTGCTCCTTGACGAGGTTCTCCAGGCTGAACTGGAGGTAGCCCGGCACCATGCGGCCGATGCTGTCGTCGTAGAAGCGGATGAGCTGGCGCAGGAACGGCACGGGGAGCAGCGTCTGCCCGCCGACGCGGTTTTCCTGCTCGACAATGATCTGCGTGAGGACCGAATGCGTGAGATCGTCGCCGGTCTTGGCGTCGTAGACGACGAAGTCCCTATCGCCCCGCACCATCGTCGCCAGATCTTCTAGCGTCACGTAGGTGCTGGTCTCGGTGTTATAGAGCCGGCGGTTGGCATACTTCTTTATGACAACCGCTTCTTTTTTGTCGGCAGAAGCGTCGGGTTTGTTCAACATCGCAGGGCCGCCAGGGGAGTTTTTTGCACTGCGGCAGCGTAACACACCCCTCCCCATGGGTGCCAGCCGTTTGTGTTGACCGCTGCAGCCAGATAGCGCATTAGCTGGCAGCAAGCCTAAGCTTCGGTAACACGTGGTTTACAAGCGGCCGGCCGGGCCCCCAGGTCGGGGCGCGCTGCCGTGTGGCCACCCAACAAAACCAATGCGCTCGAGGAGGCGCCACCGCGGATGAGCGACGACAATACCATCGTGATTGCCAGCGCAGCGCGCACGCCGGTCGGCTCGTTCAACGGGTCGTTGTCGAGCCTGCCTGGTCACGAGCTCGGCAAGATCGCCATCAAGGCGGCCATCGAGCGCGCCGGCGTCCAGCCGGGCGAGGTATCCGAGGTTATCCTCGGTCAGGTGCTCACTGGCGGCCAGGGCCAGAATCCGGCCCGCCAGGCATCCATCGCCGCCGGCATCCCCGTCGACAGCCCCGCCTGGGGCATCAATCAGGTGTGCGGCTCGGGCCTCCGCGCCGTGGCGCTCGCCGCCCAGCAGATCCAGTCGGGCGCAGCCAGCATCGTCGTCGCCGGCGGTCAGGAGAGCATGAGCCAGTCGGTGCACGCCGCGCACCTGCGCAACGGCACCAAGATGGGCAGCCTCGACTTCGTCGACACCATGATCAAGGACGGCCTGTGGGACGCCTTCAACGGCTACCACATGGGCACCACGGCGGAGAACGTCGCGCGCCAGTGGCAGATCACGCGCGAGGATCAGGACAAGTTCGCCGTGGCCTCGCAGAACAAGGCCGAGGCCGCCAAGAAGGCCGGCAAGTTCAAGGACGAGATCGTCGCCGTCACCATCAAGGGCAAGAAGGGCGACACCGTCGTCTCCGAGGATGAGTACATCCGCGACGGGGCGACGCTCGATAGCCTCACCAAGCTGCGCCCCGCCTTCGACAAGGCCGGCACCGTCACCGCCGGCAACGCCTCGGGCATCAACGACGGCGCTGCGGCGCTGGTGCTGATGACTGCCGCCGAAGCCAAGAAGCGTGGCATCGAGCCGCTCGCCCGCATCGTCTCGTGGGCGCAGGCGGGCGTCGATCCCTCGATCATGGGCACCGGTCCGATCCCCGCCTCGAAGAAGGCGCTGGAGAAGGCCGGCTGGCAGGCGAAGGACCTCGATCTCGTCGAGGCCAACGAGGCCTTTGCCGCACAGGCCTGCGCCGTGAACAAGGGCGTGGGCTGGGATACCGACAAGGTCAACGTCAACGGCGGCGCCATCGCCATCGGCCATCCGATCGGCGCGTCCGGCGCGCGCGTGCTGACGACGCTGGTCCACGAGATGAAGCGCCGCGGCGCCAAGAAGGGCCTCGCCACGCTATGCATCGGCGGCGGCATGGGCATCGCCATGTGCGTCGAGCGCGACTGAACGAAAAGTAACCACAGGTTCGCCCCGGCCTTGCGAAAGGGCCGGGGGTACCCGCCACACAACCGCATTCAATCAACAAAAGACAATCCGAGGGAGGCTACTTCATGGCTCGTGTCGCGCTGGTGACGGGAGGGACGCGTGGCATCGGTCACGCAATCTCGACTGCGCTCAAGAATGCGGGCTACCGCGTCGCCGCTAACTACGCGGGTAACGACGCCGCTGCGCAGCAGTTCCAGGTCGAGACGGGCATCCCGGTCTTCAAGTGGAACGTCGGCGACTACGCCGCCTGCGAAGCCGGCTGCGCCCAGGTGGCGAAGGAGGTCGGCCCGGTCGACGTCCTCGTCAACAACGCCGGCATCACGCGTGACGCCATGCTCCACCGCATGACCCTCGAGCAGTGGAAAGAGGTGATCTCCACCGACCTCGATTCCGTCTTCAACATGACGCGTCAGGTGATCGACGGCATGCGTGCCCGCAACTTCGGCCGCGTCATCAACGTCTCGTCGATCAACGGCCGCAAGGGCCAGATGGGGCAGACGAACTACTCCGCCGCCAAGGCCGGCATGCACGGCTTCACCAAGGCGCTGGCCTTCGAGGGCGCGGCCAAGGGCATCACCGCCAACACCATCGCGCCCGGCTACATCGCCACCGAGATGGTGCGCGCCGTGCCGAAGGAAGTGCTCGACACCAAGATCATCCCGCAGATCCCGGTCGGCCGCCTCGGCGAGTCGGAGGAGATCGCGCGTGCCGTGGTGTTCCTCGCTGCCGATAGCGCCGGCTTCATCAACGGCGCGTGCTTCGACATCAACGGCGGCCACTACATGGCCACCTGAGCGATCGACGCCAAGCCCGACGACGGGGCACTACCAAATGCAAAGGCCGGGCTCGCGCCCGGCCTTTTTGTTGTCTGCGCCTGATCGGTGCGGGCTTAGCCGCGCAGCCGCGTGCGGATGATGCGGGGGAATTCGTCGCCGGTGCCGGTGGACTGCTGCTCGGCGCCCGGCTGGCGGCCGTCGTCGAAGCTCCACCACCGATCGCCGCCCGCGGCCTGGCCGGGCTCGCCCCCCATGCCCTGCTGCGGCTGCCGGGCCGGGGCGTAGCCGCCCTGCGCCGCGGCACCGCCATTGCGCTGGGCGATCGGCGCCGCGAACCACGCTTCGATCAGATCGAGCTCGTCGGCCGACAGATTGAGGCCCTGGCTACGGCAGCGCGCGACCACGAAGTTGCGGAAGCGCGAAGCGAACAGGTTCGGCGAGGCGCCCTGGTCGAACCACGGATCGGGCTCGCTGACGACGTCGAGCACAAAGCGCACGTCGTCGCGGCGGATCTCGATGCCCATGCTCTCGGCACGCTTCACGATGTTGCTGAGCGTCTGCTGGCCGGAGAGGCCGTTGGCGGCGATCTCCTGCGCCATCACGTCGAACAGCGTGCGGTAGTCCTGCGGCGACAGCGTCGGAGCCTGGCTCGCCTCGTGGATGCGGGCGATCGACTGCTGTATGGCCGCGGCGCCCTGGGCCGTGCGCTGCGCGCCCGGAGCCTGCTGGCGGGATTGCCCCGGCTGGCCCGAGAGGGTGTCGGACTGTGCCGGGGCCAGCGGACCGCGCTGCATCGGAGCGGGGGCCCCGATCGGCGCAGCGTCGGCTCGCTGAGCGGGTTGACCACCGAACAGCGGCGCGAGCGCGCGCTGCATGATGGGCTGCTCGGAGCGGATTGGCTCGGAGCGGACGATCTCGTTGCGGATGGGCTCGGCGCGCGTCTCGATGCGCGGCGCGTCGGTCTGCACGGCACGCTTGGCGTCGTAGACGAAGTAGGGCGCATTGCCGGTGAGGCGGATGTCCTCCGGCAAGCCGCGGGCGAGAAGGTCGCGGAAGCTGCCTGTGCCGCCCCAGGCGGAGCCGGCGGTCTTGTCGTGACCGAGAATGCGCACGCAGCGGTCGGCCAGCGCCTCGAGCGGCATCGGCTGATCGGCGGCGCGCACGGCGTTGGCGACCTCGGCGAGGATCTCTCGGCGCACCGACTCGATCGACGCGGCGCTCGGCAGCGCCTGCTGCTCCGCGCGGCCTTCGCTCTGGTTGGTCAGCTGGCCGTCGACCAGCAGCGACAGGAAGCTCGCCTCGCGGATCTCCGCGTCGCAGATCGCCGTATAGGGGGCGGCGGTGTGATCGTTCGAGTAGATCACCGTGCGGCGCGCGTGCGAGCGGAGGCGGTGCAGCACCGGCGTGAAGTCGGCGTCGGCCGAAAGGATGACGAACTCGTCGAAGTAGGTGTCGTGCGTGAGCAGGTCGCGCACGTCCATCACCATGCGGATGTCGGCGGAGTTCTTCATCTGCGCGGTGAGCGGCGGGCAGTCGACGACCTCGAAGCCGGCGCGCAGGAAGTGGTGGCGCACGAACGGGAACGAGCTCATGTCGGTGGAATTATCGCCCTGGTTACGGCGGGGGACAGGATTACCGTAGCAGCGGTTGATGACGATGCGGCGGTCGGCTTGCAGTGCCGGCGAGTTGGTCGCCGTCATCAGCGCTCCCGACGCGATCTCCTTGAGCCAGGTGCCAGCGTCCTTGGAGAAACGCTTGGCCGCCTCCTCGTTCTTGCGCTTCAGCGACAAGTAGACGTTGTCGTAGTCGACGAACACCGCCGTTAGAATTTGCCCAGACGACTCGCGCTTCATAAGCGGCATCCCCCCGCGTGGCCGTAAAATGTCGATTGCGAGGACTTTTTGGTGAGTCGGCCTTCAGCGGCAACCAGAGTCGACTCGCGATACGGGGAAAACTGTTCAATGCTCGGCGCTTAGTTGACGTGGCACGCACCAACAAACAGTGGAAAACCCGATTGTGAGGTTTGCGGGCAACAAAGTGGTCGCTGCTCGTGGCAACACTTCACGCACGCGGCGGGGAAAATCCGTTCTCCGCCAACTCGAAATGCTCGAACAGAAAACCCGGGGCCACGGTGCAGCCGACGAGCGTCCAATCGCCGAGGCTCTGCGCACTCTGCCAGTGGCCCGGCGGCACGACGCCCTGCGGGCGCTCGCCGGCCACGAGGTCGGCGCCGAGACGCAGTTCGGTCTGCGGCCCATCCGGCGGCGCGATCGACAGAAGCAGCGGCGCGCCCGCGTGCCAGTGCCACACTTCGGCAGCGTCGACGCGGTGCCAGCGGGAGATTTCGCCGGCGGCGAGCAGGAAATATATGGCGGTAGACGCGGCGCGCTTCCCGTCGCCGCGGTCGTCGCGGAACGTCTCGCGGTAGTGGCCGCCTTCCGGATGCGGCTGCAAATCGAGGAGTTGGATGATCTCGGCCGCGGTGCGCTCGGACATGCTTCAGCTCTTGTTCTTGCGCTCGCGGATAGCGGCGAACACGTGCCAGTCGGGCGCGTACAGCATGCCGAGCTTGGCGCGGATGGCGGTGACGTGCGGGCGCAGGAAGGGGTTGGTCTCGAGCTCGCGGTCGAGGCGCGTCGGCAGCGTCGGCTTGTTGTCCTTGCGCAGCTGGTCGACCTCCTTGGCGCGATTGACCAGCGCCTGGTTGTCGGGCTCCAGCGTCAGCGCGAAGGCTGCGTTCGACTGCGTGTACTCGTGGCCGCAGTAGATTTCCGTGTCGCGCGGCAACCGGCTGAGCTTCTGCAGCGACTTCCACATCATCTCGGCATTGCCTTCGAAGATGCGGCCGGCGCCCATCGCGAACATCGTGTCGCCGACGAACGCGACCTTGGCGGCCGGTATGAAGTAGGCCACGTGACCCAGCGTGTGCCCGGGCGTCTCGATGACCTTAATCTCGAAGGTGCCGAACTTGATCGTGTCGCCTTCCGCCACGTCCACGTCGATGCCGGGTATGCGCTCGGCCTCGCCCTTGGGGCCGATGATGGTGCAACCCGTCGCCTCCTTGAGTTGCAGGTTGCCGCCGGTGTGATCGCTGTGATGGTGGGTGACGAGGAGGTGCGTCAGCTTCCAGCCCTTCGCCTCCAGCCGCGCGAGGATCGCCTTGGCGTCGGGCGCATCGATGGACGCCGTGACGCCCGCCTCGGGGTCGTGGATCAGCACACCGTAGTTGTCGGAAAGGCAAGCAAACTGCTCGATTTCGAGCTTCGGCATCAGAACCGGCTCACTTTCTTGGCAAGCGTCGACGAAGCGCGAGCGTAGCGGCGCGCCGATCCGATGACAACGCGGGCTTGAAATGCCGCGCGAAGCGGTCAGATTGGCGGGCGACGCAAAAGGACTGCGACCATCATGCAGCTCGACGTCGAGGAACTAAGGGAGTTCTACGCCGCGCCGCTCGGGCAGACGGTGCGCCGGCTGCTGACGCACCGCATCCGCGCGCGCTGGCGCGGCCTGCACCGCTCGACGCTCATCGGCCTCGGCTACTCCGCGCCCTATCTCGGCGCGTTCCGCGGCGAGGCGCAGCACCTCGGCGCGCTCATGCCCGACAGCCAGGGCGCGGTACGCTGGCCGCGCGATGGCGCGTCGCAGAGCGTTCTCGTCGACGACGACCGCCTGCCGCTCGCCGACGGGTCGGTCGATCGCCTGCTTGCCGTGCACTGCCTCGAGGTCGCCGAGCACACGCGGCACCTGCTGCGCGAGATGTGGCGCATCCTGGCGCCCGAAGGTCGCATCATCCTCGTCGTGCCCAACCGCCGCGGCGTGTGGGCGCGATTGGACAATACGCCGTTCGGCTTCGGGCGCCCCTACAGCCGCCGGCAGCTCGAGCAGCTTCTGGTCGGCGCGATGTTTACTCCGGTCGATTGGGGTGGCGCTCTCTATTTCCCGCCGCTCGGCCGGGCGGTGCTGCTGCGCTCGTCGACTGCGTGGGAGCGCGTCGGCGAGTCGGTATCGCCGGCGTTTTGTGGGGTGATGATCGTCGAGGCGCGCAAGGAGCTGGTGGCGCCGATCGGCAAGCCGGCCAAGGCGCGGCGCCTGCCGCAGCTGGTGCCGTCGGCCACGTCCGCCCGCCGCGACCGCAGCTGACGAGTTGACTCAGCCGGCTTCGCGGAAGCTCTGCGCGGTTTGCAGGTCGACCGAAACGAGCTGCGAGATGCCCTTCTCCGCCATGGTGACGCCGAACAGGCGGCTCATGCGCGACATGGTCATTGGGTGGTGGGTGATGACCAGGAAGCGCGTCGCGGTCTCCGCCGCCATCGACTCGAGCAGGCGGCAGAAGCGATCGACGTTGGCATCGTCGAGCGGTGCGTCCACCTCGTCGAGCACGCAGATCGGCGAGGGGTTGGTGAGGAACACGGCGAAGATCAGCGACAGGGCGGTGAGCGACTGTTCGCCGCCCGACAACAGCGACAGCGTCACCGGCTTCTTGCCCGGAGGCTTGGCGATGATCTCCAGCCCGCCTTCCAGCGGATCCTCGCCCTCGATCATTTCGAGCCGCGCCTCGCCGCCGCCGAACAGCGTCATGAACAGCTTGCCGAAGTGGGCGTTGACCGCCTCGAACGCCTCCTGCAGCCGCTTGTGCGCCTCGCGGTTGAGCTGGCCGATGGCGGCGCGCAGCTTGGCGATGGCGCTCTCCACGTCGGTCTTCTCGGTGTCGAGGTTGGCCGCCTGGATGCTGAGCTGCTGCAGCTCGTCGTCGGCGGCGAGATTGACGCCGCCCAAACGCTCGCGGTCGGCCTTGAGGCCGGTCAGCTTGCGCTCGACGTCGGCGAGTGGCGGCATGTAGGCGCCGGGCTGAAGCTCGGAGACCGCCAAGCAGCCTTCCGGCGCGATGCCGAGTTGCTCGCGGATCTGCCGCGAAACGTCTTGCCGGCGGGTGCGGGCGCCCTCGAGCCGTGCCTCGGTGCGGGCGCGGCCCTCGCGCGCTTCCGTCACGGTGCCCTGCGCCGCGCGCAGCGCCTGCACGCCGGCGCGCAACGCCGTGTCGGCCGTGGCCAGCGCGTCGGCGGCTACCTGTCGCTCGCGCTCCGCCGCGGCGAGCGCGCTCATCAGCTTGTCGCGCTTCTCCTCGATCATCGCCGGGACATCGGCGAGCCCGTCCAACTCGCGCTCGGTGTCGACGAGGCGTGTCTTCAGAGTTTCAATCTGCTGCTCGGCGCCGCCCGAACGCGTCGTCCAGCGCTCGCGCTCAACTTCGATAGCTGTGCCGCGATCGGCGCGGGCACGCCGCTCGCGCTCGATATCGCTCACGGCGGCGCGCGCTTCGGCCACGGCCATGCGGCGCGCTTCCGCCTCGGTCTTCGCCGCGGCGAGCACCGGCTCCAAGTCCTCGGCGGCGGCAAAGGCTGCGGCTGCCTCCTCCGCCTCGCCCAGCAAGTCCTTGGCGACGACAAGCTCTTCTTCGGCGCGCGCCCGCGCGCCCGAGACGGCGGCGAGCTTGCTTTCCGTGTCGCGCGCCGCGCGCTCGATGGTCGTGAGGCTGTCCCGCGTCTTCGCCAGCATGCCCTGCGCCTCGCGGCCGAGCTGGCGCAGGCGCTGCTCCTCGGCGCGTGCGGCGGTGAGTGCCTCGACGGCCTGGCGCTCTTCGTCCGCGGCCGACGCGGCGGCGGTGTGGGCTTCGGCTTCCTCGATTTCAAGCGACGACAGCCGGTTCCGCTCGGCGAGGCGCTGGGCGGCGGGCGTCGCGCCTTCAGCGGCGGCC
Proteins encoded:
- a CDS encoding methyltransferase domain-containing protein, with product MQLDVEELREFYAAPLGQTVRRLLTHRIRARWRGLHRSTLIGLGYSAPYLGAFRGEAQHLGALMPDSQGAVRWPRDGASQSVLVDDDRLPLADGSVDRLLAVHCLEVAEHTRHLLREMWRILAPEGRIILVVPNRRGVWARLDNTPFGFGRPYSRRQLEQLLVGAMFTPVDWGGALYFPPLGRAVLLRSSTAWERVGESVSPAFCGVMIVEARKELVAPIGKPAKARRLPQLVPSATSARRDRS
- the phaR gene encoding polyhydroxyalkanoate synthesis repressor PhaR: MLNKPDASADKKEAVVIKKYANRRLYNTETSTYVTLEDLATMVRGDRDFVVYDAKTGDDLTHSVLTQIIVEQENRVGGQTLLPVPFLRQLIRFYDDSIGRMVPGYLQFSLENLVKEQEKIRAQFATAFSNPAAAFEVYQDQARKNMQMFEQALSMWSPFTGVPGGKRPDGKPGADKGPALEAKAGDTNEISELKTQLANMQQKIDKLTQDRD
- a CDS encoding NYN domain-containing protein — its product is MKRESSGQILTAVFVDYDNVYLSLKRKNEEAAKRFSKDAGTWLKEIASGALMTATNSPALQADRRIVINRCYGNPVPRRNQGDNSTDMSSFPFVRHHFLRAGFEVVDCPPLTAQMKNSADIRMVMDVRDLLTHDTYFDEFVILSADADFTPVLHRLRSHARRTVIYSNDHTAAPYTAICDAEIREASFLSLLVDGQLTNQSEGRAEQQALPSAASIESVRREILAEVANAVRAADQPMPLEALADRCVRILGHDKTAGSAWGGTGSFRDLLARGLPEDIRLTGNAPYFVYDAKRAVQTDAPRIETRAEPIRNEIVRSEPIRSEQPIMQRALAPLFGGQPAQRADAAPIGAPAPMQRGPLAPAQSDTLSGQPGQSRQQAPGAQRTAQGAAAIQQSIARIHEASQAPTLSPQDYRTLFDVMAQEIAANGLSGQQTLSNIVKRAESMGIEIRRDDVRFVLDVVSEPDPWFDQGASPNLFASRFRNFVVARCRSQGLNLSADELDLIEAWFAAPIAQRNGGAAAQGGYAPARQPQQGMGGEPGQAAGGDRWWSFDDGRQPGAEQQSTGTGDEFPRIIRTRLRG
- the phbB gene encoding acetoacetyl-CoA reductase, producing MARVALVTGGTRGIGHAISTALKNAGYRVAANYAGNDAAAQQFQVETGIPVFKWNVGDYAACEAGCAQVAKEVGPVDVLVNNAGITRDAMLHRMTLEQWKEVISTDLDSVFNMTRQVIDGMRARNFGRVINVSSINGRKGQMGQTNYSAAKAGMHGFTKALAFEGAAKGITANTIAPGYIATEMVRAVPKEVLDTKIIPQIPVGRLGESEEIARAVVFLAADSAGFINGACFDINGGHYMAT
- a CDS encoding cupin domain-containing protein, coding for MSERTAAEIIQLLDLQPHPEGGHYRETFRDDRGDGKRAASTAIYFLLAAGEISRWHRVDAAEVWHWHAGAPLLLSIAPPDGPQTELRLGADLVAGERPQGVVPPGHWQSAQSLGDWTLVGCTVAPGFLFEHFELAENGFSPPRA
- the mtgA gene encoding monofunctional biosynthetic peptidoglycan transglycosylase codes for the protein MERSDSPRPPAADPAAEKAEQPKRAATGEPASGDEPLAVDTAAPRAADPFVEAEPEATERGHFETIERETTQPVRRYFEPRNSAPPVKRAGIAEAVSYTPPHADDERPAYLDALSEAMRAHEMPEPMEDEQLAEPAFEPWPDPLSTTQPGARAQQRAEPVAAPEPEAATEPPRAADPDPAAEPPQDPPAPPAPSFEPSPFQVMRPLPARGPLSALADAARARQAAAPEAKQEAPAETAACEPDVVEPVPPQREVAPEPPVQEAAAPPAPPSSPEIARDAPPAPAEPPPMAPPPPAPPKSIAAAPPPVRQDYSSPRPSPPSQFAPPFTRAEPAMRPTEPAMRPKDPAPRRPVPPPPSPAPRAPTLQHDVAAAWAPPQRREPSFYRDAPQQPAAEATAVAAPESRDWRDLIRRAANVAFLVFVGWFVAVLLLIGVYRFVNPPFSMLMMQQALTGTPIDKQWVPIERISPNLSRAVIVAEDGRFCEHWGIDFIEMAHAVRRASDGYPRGASTITMQVAKNLFLVPTKSYLRKIVEVPLTFAIELAWPKWRILEIYLNIVEWGPGVFGAEAASRAHFGRPASSLSARQAAQLAVVLPNPIVRDAGSPGPRTSRRASTIQARAAGNRTASSCVDGRR
- a CDS encoding acetyl-CoA C-acetyltransferase; translation: MSDDNTIVIASAARTPVGSFNGSLSSLPGHELGKIAIKAAIERAGVQPGEVSEVILGQVLTGGQGQNPARQASIAAGIPVDSPAWGINQVCGSGLRAVALAAQQIQSGAASIVVAGGQESMSQSVHAAHLRNGTKMGSLDFVDTMIKDGLWDAFNGYHMGTTAENVARQWQITREDQDKFAVASQNKAEAAKKAGKFKDEIVAVTIKGKKGDTVVSEDEYIRDGATLDSLTKLRPAFDKAGTVTAGNASGINDGAAALVLMTAAEAKKRGIEPLARIVSWAQAGVDPSIMGTGPIPASKKALEKAGWQAKDLDLVEANEAFAAQACAVNKGVGWDTDKVNVNGGAIAIGHPIGASGARVLTTLVHEMKRRGAKKGLATLCIGGGMGIAMCVERD
- the rpmF gene encoding 50S ribosomal protein L32, which gives rise to MAVPRKKVSRMKRGMRRSHDALGNPTYIEDKDSGERRRPHHIDLKTGKYRGRQILEPKADA
- the gloB gene encoding hydroxyacylglutathione hydrolase — its product is MPKLEIEQFACLSDNYGVLIHDPEAGVTASIDAPDAKAILARLEAKGWKLTHLLVTHHHSDHTGGNLQLKEATGCTIIGPKGEAERIPGIDVDVAEGDTIKFGTFEIKVIETPGHTLGHVAYFIPAAKVAFVGDTMFAMGAGRIFEGNAEMMWKSLQKLSRLPRDTEIYCGHEYTQSNAAFALTLEPDNQALVNRAKEVDQLRKDNKPTLPTRLDRELETNPFLRPHVTAIRAKLGMLYAPDWHVFAAIRERKNKS